Proteins encoded together in one Chthoniobacterales bacterium window:
- a CDS encoding dTDP-4-keto-6-deoxy-D-glucose epimerase, producing the protein MLSADAAYKTTNFYSPKHEKCIRWDDPTLSINWPLDGIQPVVSDKDALGMSFEESSL; encoded by the coding sequence ATGCTTTCTGCCGATGCCGCCTACAAGACAACGAACTTTTATTCGCCCAAACACGAGAAATGCATCCGCTGGGATGACCCCACCCTTTCGATCAACTGGCCCCTTGACGGCATCCAACCTGTCGTGTCGGACAAGGATGCACTTGGTATGAGTTTCGAAGAATCCAGTTTATGA
- a CDS encoding helix-turn-helix transcriptional regulator translates to MRFIARMFANKKINTYGGAFSQATLHIVFFGDTSVRSFASVLIFEWLLAGTAPAILSTPALCPDIPHTLKGDTQRMNKPTLGEFIRERRTALGLSQRRLAQRIGLKAPSHLCDVENGFRQIGEEFLPKLAEALEVSLVDLQDHDPRAPFTKAQELIEKDPRFIVALHRVVREAKNRNWSPDDIIRRIEQNIPAADKAAPENQPPPAGHV, encoded by the coding sequence ATGCGCTTTATTGCTCGCATGTTTGCGAACAAAAAGATAAACACATATGGAGGTGCTTTCTCACAGGCAACACTCCATATCGTATTTTTTGGGGACACATCTGTTCGCTCGTTCGCGAGCGTTCTTATTTTTGAATGGCTGCTGGCTGGGACAGCGCCAGCCATTCTCTCCACCCCCGCACTCTGCCCCGATATCCCACACACCCTAAAAGGAGACACACAACGCATGAACAAACCAACACTCGGCGAATTCATCCGGGAGCGGCGCACCGCCCTCGGATTGAGCCAGCGCAGGCTGGCCCAGCGGATCGGCCTGAAAGCGCCGTCGCATCTCTGCGACGTCGAAAATGGCTTCCGGCAAATCGGCGAGGAATTCCTGCCCAAGCTGGCCGAGGCCCTCGAGGTCTCGCTGGTCGATTTGCAGGACCACGACCCCCGCGCCCCTTTCACCAAGGCGCAGGAGTTGATCGAAAAAGATCCCAGATTCATCGTCGCCCTGCACCGCGTGGTGCGGGAGGCGAAAAACCGGAACTGGTCTCCGGACGACATCATCAGGCGCATCGAGCAAAACATTCCGGCTGCGGACAAAGCGGCGCCTGAAAACCAACCTCCGCCGGCCGGACACGTTTAA
- a CDS encoding ImmA/IrrE family metallo-endopeptidase → MKEVYYRDSILPLRYHLSRREIETIATTELRKAKCLPDSPREIPLEEFLMARHNGLTPQPAPLGRDIMGLADLQDPANPAIFISTSVMDGPEHRYRSTLAHEIGHLLLHSHLYLEPEFTASLKRWRSGDADNHTITCFHRDIQDSPSGSYNPSNPFAHIELQANACMAVLLTPLSLVKKSVASWTSSRPLRGGGCETVFDETRRREAVSCISTTFNVSPTLASFRLQEIYPSN, encoded by the coding sequence ATGAAGGAAGTCTATTACAGGGACAGCATACTGCCGCTGCGATACCACTTGTCGCGGCGGGAAATCGAAACCATCGCCACTACCGAGTTGCGGAAGGCCAAGTGCCTTCCCGACTCGCCAAGGGAAATCCCGCTCGAGGAGTTCCTCATGGCGCGGCACAACGGACTCACCCCGCAACCCGCACCGCTTGGCCGGGACATCATGGGCTTGGCCGACCTGCAAGATCCCGCCAACCCGGCGATCTTCATCTCGACGTCCGTGATGGACGGGCCCGAGCACCGCTACCGGAGCACGTTGGCCCACGAAATCGGGCATCTCCTGCTGCATTCGCATCTCTATCTGGAGCCGGAATTCACCGCATCGCTGAAACGTTGGCGCAGCGGCGACGCAGACAACCATACGATCACGTGCTTCCACCGGGACATCCAAGATTCCCCAAGCGGAAGCTACAACCCGAGTAACCCTTTTGCGCATATCGAGCTCCAAGCCAATGCCTGCATGGCAGTGCTGCTTACACCGCTGTCGCTGGTGAAAAAGAGCGTGGCAAGTTGGACCTCGAGCCGGCCGCTGCGCGGGGGTGGATGCGAAACCGTTTTCGACGAAACCCGCCGACGCGAGGCGGTGTCGTGCATTTCGACCACTTTCAACGTCAGCCCGACGCTGGCTTCGTTCCGCCTCCAGGAAATTTATCCGTCGAACTGA
- a CDS encoding GHMP kinase, whose translation MIISQTPLRLSFLGGGSDLPSYYRRKGGAVLSTAIDKCVYVTVSRKFDSALRVSYSRTEEVETAAQVEHPIVREALGLLGIEGGIEITSVADIPAKGTGLGSSSTFTVGLLNALHAFAGRHASAGRLAEESCDIEINRCGEPIGKQDQYAAAFGGFNFIRFHPDETVEVQKILCRRETLEELQSMLMMFYTGITRSASALLKEQSANMTGEGEKIAAMDRMVASAEAVLHDLQSNRLDTLGAALDESWRLKKSLAGGISNPAIDAAYDAARAAGALGGKILGAGGGGFLLFLVPPEKQDAVRRVLSGLRELPFGFARHGSRIIFVH comes from the coding sequence ATGATCATTTCACAAACACCCCTGCGCCTCAGTTTCCTCGGCGGCGGATCCGACTTGCCCTCGTATTACCGACGCAAGGGCGGCGCGGTGCTGTCCACCGCCATCGACAAATGCGTTTATGTCACGGTCAGCCGGAAGTTCGACAGCGCGTTGCGGGTCAGCTATTCGCGCACCGAGGAGGTCGAGACGGCGGCGCAGGTCGAGCATCCCATCGTGCGCGAGGCGCTCGGTTTGCTGGGTATCGAAGGCGGGATCGAGATCACGTCCGTGGCCGATATCCCGGCCAAGGGCACTGGTCTGGGCAGTTCGAGCACCTTCACCGTCGGGTTGCTCAATGCCCTGCACGCCTTCGCCGGGCGCCACGCCTCGGCCGGACGTTTGGCCGAAGAAAGTTGTGACATCGAGATCAACCGCTGCGGCGAGCCTATCGGCAAGCAGGACCAATATGCGGCCGCTTTCGGTGGTTTCAATTTCATACGCTTCCATCCGGACGAAACCGTCGAGGTGCAAAAGATTCTCTGCCGTCGCGAGACCCTCGAGGAATTGCAGTCCATGCTCATGATGTTCTACACCGGCATCACCCGCAGTGCGTCGGCGCTGCTGAAAGAGCAATCGGCCAACATGACTGGCGAGGGCGAAAAAATCGCCGCCATGGACCGCATGGTGGCCTCTGCCGAGGCCGTGCTCCATGACCTGCAGTCCAATCGCCTCGACACATTGGGTGCGGCTCTCGACGAAAGTTGGCGACTCAAGAAGTCGCTGGCCGGCGGCATCAGCAACCCTGCGATCGATGCCGCCTACGATGCCGCCCGTGCTGCCGGAGCACTCGGTGGAAAAATTCTCGGTGCTGGCGGCGGAGGATTTCTGCTCTTTCTGGTCCCGCCGGAAAAACAAGATGCCGTGCGGAGGGTCCTGAGCGGATTGAGGGAGTTGCCGTTCGGTTTCGCGCGCCACGGTAGCAGGATCATCTTTGTGCATTGA
- a CDS encoding HAD-IIIA family hydrolase, with protein sequence MMQAVILAGGKGTRLAQALGMDIPKPMAPVLGVPLLQRTIELLRGQGIEDILLLVHHRADVVHDHFGDGGKFGVRIRSIEETSPRGTAGALVDALPHLEREFLVLYGDTLVDLDFRRMLAFHQAKQADLTLFAHPNDHPHDSDLVEVDRDLRVTAVRPYPHPEGSAYRNLVNAALYVMRRDLLAGEWPEGAFDIAKDAIPRWLEQGKAVFAYRGDGYIKDMGTPERLAKVERDLRNGTVARKSGRMPRVAVFLDRDGTLNVEKGHLARPDDLELFAGVGPSIRSLNRAGIPAIVITNQPVIARGEADFADVDAIHRRLENLLAKDGAYVDAIFYCPHHPDKGFEGERPELKIRCDCRKPAPGLVDRACEMFSIDRVHSWFIGDSQRDLECARSAGIPSVLVETGPSAGRVSCEARPAFTARDVSAAIGGILQRLGLAGSAPVERRKSEVES encoded by the coding sequence GTGATGCAAGCGGTCATTCTGGCCGGCGGCAAAGGCACCCGCCTTGCACAGGCGCTCGGGATGGATATTCCCAAACCGATGGCCCCGGTCCTTGGTGTTCCGTTGCTGCAACGCACGATCGAACTTCTCCGGGGTCAAGGCATCGAGGACATCCTTCTTCTGGTCCACCACCGTGCCGATGTGGTTCACGACCATTTCGGCGACGGCGGCAAATTTGGTGTTCGCATCCGTTCTATCGAGGAGACATCACCGCGCGGCACGGCCGGGGCCTTGGTTGATGCCCTCCCGCACCTCGAGCGGGAGTTTCTTGTTCTCTACGGCGACACGCTTGTCGATCTCGACTTCCGCCGGATGCTGGCTTTCCACCAAGCCAAGCAGGCCGATCTTACTCTCTTTGCCCATCCGAACGACCACCCGCACGACTCCGATCTGGTGGAAGTCGACCGCGACTTGCGCGTCACTGCGGTGCGTCCCTATCCACACCCCGAGGGTTCCGCCTATCGCAACTTGGTCAATGCCGCCCTCTACGTCATGCGTCGTGATCTCCTTGCGGGCGAGTGGCCCGAGGGCGCCTTCGACATCGCCAAAGACGCCATCCCTCGTTGGCTGGAACAAGGCAAAGCCGTCTTCGCCTACCGAGGGGACGGCTACATCAAAGACATGGGCACGCCCGAGCGCCTGGCCAAAGTCGAGCGCGATCTGCGCAACGGCACGGTCGCACGCAAATCCGGGCGCATGCCCCGTGTCGCCGTCTTCCTCGATCGCGACGGCACGCTCAATGTGGAAAAAGGACACCTTGCCCGTCCCGACGACCTCGAACTTTTTGCCGGCGTGGGTCCGTCCATCCGGTCGCTCAATCGCGCGGGTATCCCGGCCATCGTCATTACCAACCAACCCGTGATTGCGCGGGGTGAAGCCGACTTCGCGGACGTTGATGCCATTCATCGCCGCTTGGAGAACTTGCTCGCCAAGGACGGCGCTTATGTCGATGCGATCTTCTACTGTCCGCATCATCCGGACAAAGGATTCGAAGGCGAGCGCCCCGAACTCAAAATCCGCTGCGACTGCCGCAAGCCCGCCCCCGGCCTCGTGGACCGGGCGTGCGAAATGTTCAGCATCGACCGAGTTCATTCCTGGTTCATCGGAGATAGCCAGCGCGACTTGGAATGCGCGCGCAGTGCCGGTATTCCATCCGTGCTCGTGGAGACCGGACCCTCGGCTGGTCGGGTGTCGTGCGAAGCCCGACCTGCTTTCACTGCCCGGGACGTATCCGCCGCGATCGGCGGGATACTCCAGCGTCTCGGCTTGGCCGGGAGCGCACCAGTCGAACGTCGAAAGTCGGAAGTCGAAAGCTGA
- a CDS encoding NAD-dependent epimerase/dehydratase family protein: MNILVTGAAGFIGSHLVDALLARGHRIVGIDNLSLGTRENLKGALADPSFTLIERDIASEGFPDSFDAGCQIDRVWHMAANSDIPAGIDDPRIDFKDTFLTTFRVLAWMRKHGVQRLAFASTSAVYGVRDKPIEEDSGPMLPISNYGAMKLASEGCISAAAEAWLGRADIFRFPNVIGSRATHGALFDFVRRLRRNPLQLEVLGDGTQQKPYLHVGNLVEAMLFIADHAKDKLNYFNVGPEDDVSVRAMAEEVVAQTAPGAKIVYGADNRGWVGDVPKFRYSTAKLRKLGWGAQMSSADAVRLAVREIAAENP; encoded by the coding sequence ATGAACATCCTTGTCACTGGTGCTGCCGGATTCATTGGCAGTCATTTGGTTGATGCGCTCCTGGCGCGTGGTCATCGCATTGTCGGTATCGACAACCTCAGCCTCGGCACCCGCGAAAATCTCAAGGGTGCGTTGGCTGATCCTTCTTTCACGTTGATCGAGCGCGACATTGCCTCGGAGGGTTTTCCCGACTCTTTTGATGCCGGTTGTCAGATCGACCGGGTTTGGCACATGGCGGCCAACTCCGACATTCCTGCCGGCATCGATGATCCGCGCATCGACTTCAAGGATACCTTCCTCACCACGTTCCGCGTCCTTGCCTGGATGCGCAAACACGGTGTCCAGCGTCTGGCCTTCGCCTCCACCTCCGCGGTCTACGGTGTCCGCGACAAACCCATCGAGGAGGACAGCGGGCCGATGCTGCCCATCAGCAATTACGGAGCGATGAAGCTCGCCTCGGAGGGTTGCATCAGTGCCGCGGCCGAAGCTTGGCTCGGGCGCGCCGACATCTTCCGCTTTCCGAATGTGATCGGCTCGCGCGCCACGCATGGTGCGCTTTTCGACTTTGTGCGCCGTCTTCGCCGCAATCCTTTGCAACTCGAAGTGCTTGGCGACGGCACACAGCAGAAGCCTTACCTGCACGTCGGCAATTTGGTTGAGGCCATGCTTTTCATCGCCGATCACGCAAAGGACAAATTGAACTACTTTAACGTCGGCCCCGAGGATGACGTCAGCGTCCGCGCCATGGCGGAGGAAGTGGTCGCCCAGACCGCTCCGGGTGCGAAGATTGTCTATGGCGCCGACAATCGCGGCTGGGTGGGGGATGTGCCGAAATTCCGTTATTCCACGGCGAAGTTGCGCAAGCTCGGTTGGGGTGCGCAGATGAGTTCGGCCGACGCGGTGCGTCTTGCCGTGCGCGAGATCGCCGCCGAAAATCCGTGA
- a CDS encoding SIS domain-containing protein has product MNITSYLSEYRRLLENPQWPPLMEKLKARVVEARGNGGKLLLAGNGASASIASHLATDFAKQGKVRAMAFTDANLITALGNDCGYENWIAKAVEIYADPRDILILISSSGKSPNVVKAAHEAKARGLYVAAFTGFAKDNPLGAAADINFWVDSRAYNIVECTHMILLAGIVDLLVGSSEYSVAG; this is encoded by the coding sequence ATGAACATCACGTCCTACCTCTCCGAATACCGCCGCTTGCTTGAAAATCCGCAATGGCCTCCGCTCATGGAAAAGCTCAAGGCCCGCGTTGTCGAGGCCCGCGGGAATGGCGGCAAACTGCTGCTGGCCGGCAACGGCGCCAGCGCGTCCATTGCCAGCCACCTCGCCACCGATTTCGCCAAGCAGGGAAAAGTCCGCGCCATGGCCTTCACCGACGCCAACCTCATCACCGCTTTGGGCAACGATTGCGGCTACGAGAACTGGATCGCCAAAGCCGTGGAAATCTACGCCGACCCGCGCGACATCCTCATCCTTATCAGCAGCAGCGGCAAATCTCCCAACGTGGTCAAGGCCGCGCATGAGGCCAAAGCCCGCGGACTTTATGTCGCCGCCTTCACCGGATTCGCCAAAGACAACCCGCTCGGCGCCGCGGCCGACATTAATTTCTGGGTCGATAGCCGCGCCTACAACATCGTCGAATGCACCCACATGATCCTCCTCGCGGGTATCGTGGACCTGCTCGTCGGATCGTCGGAATACAGCGTCGCAGGGTGA
- a CDS encoding exosortase/archaeosortase family protein has product MSRAAIEQEPATPGMPAALFFAALAAVWGWLFYILTGEWEANEQYSHGWFIPLLAGWIFWQRWTTRPEAQPAAGALRAASYIVLLLLLLPSAAGILIAGAYPDWRLVLWGLGLAALVASMAITALAGGPAWVKHLSFAYFFALVAIPWPTGPERWLTRELSMFAAQLAAWILPMLGVAAMCHGTTIDVGTEVLGVDDACSGIRSFQSSIMAALFLGELFTLRWGYRALLVAVGLVAAYALNVLRMIILSVAVAEGGSAALDKLHDPAGFAILILTMGILWFFCWVLQKLPGSLQPPFITAAASARISRAPAYACFAVIAAIGLMVGGSEAWYSWKSMGVVRAPAWTVATNGAGGEAGDNPLGERVEEMLRYDRGFQRSWRDDGGRQWHLIYLEWKPSRMSLHYAQPHLPEQCQTMIGRQIVSKSVLRRADANGINISYNLYKIRAGADEFYLMYVVNDDRIGGQQMLFTGFGAGDRIRAVLAGRRNMGQRSMQLALVGEPDAAKAEEAMKSLLPQLVVPASGSQAQPAEN; this is encoded by the coding sequence ATGTCCCGTGCTGCCATAGAACAGGAACCCGCGACGCCGGGGATGCCGGCCGCGCTTTTCTTCGCCGCTCTCGCCGCGGTGTGGGGATGGCTTTTCTATATTCTCACCGGGGAATGGGAAGCCAACGAGCAGTATTCGCACGGATGGTTCATCCCGCTGCTCGCGGGCTGGATTTTCTGGCAGCGTTGGACCACGCGACCCGAAGCGCAACCCGCCGCCGGAGCGCTGCGCGCGGCGAGTTATATTGTTCTATTGTTGCTTCTCCTGCCGTCCGCGGCGGGCATTCTGATCGCCGGTGCTTATCCCGATTGGAGACTGGTGCTGTGGGGATTGGGGCTTGCGGCCCTGGTGGCCAGTATGGCGATCACCGCGCTGGCTGGCGGACCGGCGTGGGTGAAGCATCTCTCCTTCGCTTATTTCTTCGCCTTGGTGGCGATTCCGTGGCCCACCGGCCCCGAGCGCTGGCTTACGAGGGAGTTGAGCATGTTTGCCGCCCAACTTGCCGCATGGATTCTGCCCATGCTCGGCGTTGCGGCCATGTGCCACGGCACCACCATCGATGTCGGCACCGAGGTGCTCGGTGTCGATGATGCGTGCAGCGGTATCCGCTCCTTCCAATCGAGCATCATGGCCGCGCTGTTTCTTGGCGAACTTTTCACCCTGCGCTGGGGCTACCGCGCGCTGCTTGTCGCCGTGGGACTCGTCGCCGCCTACGCACTCAATGTCCTGCGCATGATCATACTTTCCGTCGCCGTTGCCGAGGGAGGTTCCGCCGCGCTGGACAAGCTCCACGATCCGGCCGGCTTCGCCATTCTTATCCTTACCATGGGAATTCTGTGGTTCTTCTGCTGGGTCTTGCAGAAGTTGCCGGGCTCGCTCCAGCCGCCGTTCATCACAGCCGCCGCATCCGCCCGCATTTCCCGTGCGCCGGCTTATGCGTGCTTTGCCGTCATCGCCGCCATCGGTCTCATGGTCGGCGGCTCCGAGGCCTGGTATTCATGGAAATCAATGGGCGTGGTTCGCGCGCCGGCGTGGACTGTGGCAACGAATGGAGCCGGCGGCGAGGCGGGTGACAATCCGCTTGGCGAGCGCGTCGAGGAGATGTTGCGCTACGATCGCGGGTTCCAGCGCAGTTGGCGCGACGATGGTGGACGCCAGTGGCACCTCATTTATCTCGAATGGAAGCCGAGCCGGATGAGCCTGCACTACGCGCAACCGCATTTGCCCGAGCAATGCCAGACGATGATCGGCCGCCAGATCGTCTCGAAGTCGGTGCTGCGCCGCGCCGATGCCAACGGAATCAATATTTCCTACAACCTCTACAAAATCCGCGCCGGTGCGGATGAATTTTATCTCATGTATGTCGTCAACGACGACCGCATCGGCGGACAACAAATGCTTTTCACCGGATTCGGTGCGGGTGACCGCATCCGGGCCGTGCTTGCCGGCCGCCGCAACATGGGCCAGCGCTCCATGCAACTCGCGCTCGTCGGCGAGCCCGACGCAGCCAAAGCAGAAGAAGCTATGAAATCTCTCCTCCCGCAGCTCGTCGTTCCCGCGTCCGGGTCTCAAGCTCAACCCGCCGAAAACTGA
- a CDS encoding 4'-phosphopantetheinyl transferase superfamily protein, which translates to MVGAHGRLSLHAWCAQLVLVACKFGGSSFAADAPALGRTRFRRRSRRSARHPRCAQSRRICLHPRNGGWHTVACRRLPLLLETSGREREPALPSPGPLYARRGLAYRRQGHARDHDHRGPELHLQRVPLPGSGGTGSHALGLVFERRAGGDRIRKRCLSQHREPRAVHPHGNPRIQLRSRGVHHAVSRRTAPHACPNRGLRQPRFFNKRRRMNTTATGDFEFRLAGLAEAADFEKFLSPGELEKSHGIGNTMLRRRFVVSRGLRRQLLAACTGREPGTLRFEEQPGAKPRLADAGGWDFNHSHAGDLVAVAVRRGPVGIDIETIREVRDMPSIVARYFHPDEAAAWRSLPERRRVGGFFILWSAREAAMKCTGLGLARGLPVTRVDPAVLDHAPCGARVGTADLALHRIEAPEKYIAFAAVAA; encoded by the coding sequence ATGGTTGGCGCTCATGGCCGGCTGTCTCTCCATGCTTGGTGCGCACAGCTGGTATTGGTGGCGTGCAAATTTGGCGGCTCCTCCTTCGCCGCCGATGCTCCGGCCCTCGGGCGAACGAGGTTTCGTCGTCGATCGCGCCGTTCCGCCCGCCATCCTCGGTGTGCTCAATCCCGACGAATATGCCTACATCCGCGAAACGGTGGGTGGCACACCGTTGCGTGCCGTCGGCTACCACTTTTATTGGAAACCTCGGGAAGGGAACGCGAACCAGCTTTACCATCGCCCGGACCGCTGTATGCCCGGCGCGGGCTGGCGTATCGACGGCAAGGTCACGCGCGAGACCATGACCATCGGGGGCCGGAACTTCACCTTCAACGTGTTCCCCTTCCGGGGTCCGGCGGGACCGGCTCTCATGCTCTGGGGCTCGTATTTGAACGGCGAGCCGGTGGAGATCGAATTCGAAAGCGATGTCTATCTCAACACCGCGAACCTCGCGCAGTTCATCCGCACGGGAACCCGCGAATACAGCTACGAAGTCGCGGCGTGCATCATGCCGTATCCCGAAGGACAGCGCCCCACGCCTGCCCAAATCGAGGCCTACGCCAACCGCGTTTTTTCAACAAGCGGCGCCGAATGAACACCACGGCGACCGGCGACTTCGAATTTCGTCTGGCCGGCCTTGCCGAGGCCGCGGATTTCGAAAAATTTCTTTCACCCGGGGAGTTGGAAAAATCACACGGGATCGGCAACACCATGCTCCGCCGCCGCTTTGTTGTTTCCCGCGGGTTGCGCCGTCAACTCCTCGCCGCATGCACCGGCCGCGAACCCGGGACACTCCGCTTCGAAGAGCAACCCGGAGCCAAGCCGCGTCTGGCCGATGCCGGCGGATGGGATTTCAACCATTCGCACGCGGGGGATCTGGTCGCCGTTGCCGTGCGTCGCGGGCCCGTCGGTATCGACATCGAGACGATCCGCGAAGTCCGCGACATGCCCTCCATCGTCGCACGCTACTTCCATCCGGACGAAGCTGCCGCTTGGAGGAGCCTTCCTGAACGCCGCCGGGTCGGGGGATTTTTCATTTTGTGGTCGGCGCGCGAGGCAGCCATGAAATGCACCGGCCTCGGTTTGGCCCGGGGGTTGCCGGTCACTCGCGTCGATCCGGCCGTTTTGGATCACGCGCCGTGCGGCGCGCGGGTGGGGACGGCGGACCTCGCTCTTCACCGCATCGAAGCTCCGGAGAAATACATCGCCTTTGCGGCAGTCGCCGCCTGA
- the xrt gene encoding exosortase yields MDNPVRHRACMQPLWLLAGGYWLWLVWACAGEWTSSPDYNYGWFVPPLALYFLWKRMETARGALSGSGAKVADLLAWCVIAVSVAAVFPVELVRQTPIHWRPNLWAIGLLAAANTLAAAWLTGGLARLKIFLVPVLFMLVGVPWPTFVENAVSFPLMQIVARWSVGLVHLLGYPATAAGTTITLPNCTVGVEEACSGLRSLQTALMVGLAAGELARLRSAGRAVLLAVAFIMAIIGNQVRVLILVLAGINGGNASVQAWHDTAGYVVLAILLCGVGLAAAIGKSWRAMVSQPRDKPVEHSAAAARPPRSHCRWAWLALMAGCLSMLGAHSWYWWRANLAAPPSPPMLRPSGERGFVVDRAVPPAILGVLNPDEYAYIRETVGGTPLRAVGYHFYWKPREGNANQLYHRPDRCMPGAGWRIDGKVTRETMTIGGRNFTFNVFPFRGPAGPALMLWGSYLNGEPVEIEFESDVYLNTANLAQFIRTGTREYSYEVAACIMPYPEGQRPTPAQIEAYANRVFSTSGAE; encoded by the coding sequence ATGGATAATCCGGTCAGGCACCGCGCATGCATGCAGCCGCTTTGGTTGCTGGCGGGCGGTTATTGGCTCTGGCTGGTATGGGCCTGCGCGGGTGAATGGACCTCGTCGCCCGATTACAACTACGGGTGGTTTGTGCCTCCCTTGGCGCTTTATTTCCTCTGGAAGCGCATGGAAACGGCACGCGGCGCTCTGTCCGGATCCGGCGCGAAGGTTGCGGACCTTCTCGCATGGTGTGTCATAGCGGTGTCCGTCGCGGCGGTTTTCCCGGTGGAACTCGTCCGCCAGACGCCCATTCATTGGCGGCCGAATCTCTGGGCCATCGGCTTGCTCGCCGCGGCGAATACGCTCGCGGCGGCTTGGCTGACGGGAGGACTTGCGCGTCTGAAAATTTTCCTCGTGCCCGTGCTGTTCATGCTCGTGGGAGTTCCGTGGCCCACATTTGTCGAGAACGCCGTTTCCTTTCCGCTGATGCAGATAGTGGCGCGGTGGTCGGTGGGTCTGGTGCATTTGCTCGGATACCCCGCCACCGCTGCCGGCACCACGATCACTCTGCCCAACTGCACCGTGGGCGTGGAGGAGGCCTGTAGCGGTCTGCGCTCCTTGCAGACGGCGCTGATGGTCGGTCTGGCGGCCGGCGAACTGGCGCGCTTGCGGAGTGCCGGGCGCGCGGTCCTGCTCGCGGTGGCATTCATCATGGCCATCATCGGCAACCAGGTCCGCGTCCTTATTTTGGTCTTGGCCGGCATCAATGGCGGCAACGCATCGGTGCAGGCTTGGCATGATACGGCCGGCTACGTCGTGCTGGCCATTTTGCTTTGCGGCGTCGGGCTTGCCGCGGCGATCGGCAAAAGTTGGCGCGCAATGGTCTCGCAACCGCGCGACAAACCGGTCGAGCATTCCGCCGCTGCCGCACGGCCGCCGCGTTCGCATTGCCGTTGGGCATGGTTGGCGCTCATGGCCGGCTGTCTCTCCATGCTTGGTGCGCACAGCTGGTATTGGTGGCGTGCAAATTTGGCGGCTCCTCCTTCGCCGCCGATGCTCCGGCCCTCGGGCGAACGAGGTTTCGTCGTCGATCGCGCCGTTCCGCCCGCCATCCTCGGTGTGCTCAATCCCGACGAATATGCCTACATCCGCGAAACGGTGGGTGGCACACCGTTGCGTGCCGTCGGCTACCACTTTTATTGGAAACCTCGGGAAGGGAACGCGAACCAGCTTTACCATCGCCCGGACCGCTGTATGCCCGGCGCGGGCTGGCGTATCGACGGCAAGGTCACGCGCGAGACCATGACCATCGGGGGCCGGAACTTCACCTTCAACGTGTTCCCCTTCCGGGGTCCGGCGGGACCGGCTCTCATGCTCTGGGGCTCGTATTTGAACGGCGAGCCGGTGGAGATCGAATTCGAAAGCGATGTCTATCTCAACACCGCGAACCTCGCGCAGTTCATCCGCACGGGAACCCGCGAATACAGCTACGAAGTCGCGGCGTGCATCATGCCGTATCCCGAAGGACAGCGCCCCACGCCTGCCCAAATCGAGGCCTACGCCAACCGCGTTTTTTCAACAAGCGGCGCCGAATGA